Proteins encoded within one genomic window of Brassica rapa cultivar Chiifu-401-42 chromosome A09, CAAS_Brap_v3.01, whole genome shotgun sequence:
- the LOC103841613 gene encoding uncharacterized protein LOC103841613, with product MAMPLGMATYLMRMVWFSLSGWVFTCLSIADEIAGSLRNGDIGPFHVG from the coding sequence ATGGCGATGCCGCTGGGCATGGCGACGTATCTGATGAGAATGGTTTGGTTTTCTCTGAGCGGTTGGGTCTTCACTTGCTTGTCTATCGCCGACGAGATCGCTGGCTCTCTCAGAAACGGAGATATTGGTCCTTTCCATGTCGGATGA